Part of the Triticum aestivum cultivar Chinese Spring chromosome 4D, IWGSC CS RefSeq v2.1, whole genome shotgun sequence genome is shown below.
AGGCCCGCTCCTGCATGGTTCCGGCGGCGGGCCGAagcctggtggtggtggtgtggggAGGACCGGCTCCTGCGTAGGCCGGCTCCTGCATGGTTCCGGCGGGGAGCCGAAGCCTGGTGGTCGGGAGAGGGTCGGCTCCAACTCAGGCTGGCCCCTGCTCGGCGGCGTGGGCGACGGGGGCGGAGGTGGCGGAGTAGGGGAGCGCATCCATAGTGGCGGAGGCACCACGGTCTGTGGCCGCGGCGTGGGCGACGGGGGCGGAGGTGGCGGGGTAGGGGAGCGCATCCatcgcggcggcgacggcgtcgccAACGACATATCCTCACCCTCCTCTTCCatgacctcctcctccttcaccttgGCCGTGTTGGACGCGGCAGAGGCAGGGCGCTGGTAGGGGGAGGTGCGCGTCCTCTTGGAGCGCGGGCGGCGCAGGGGCACCGCCAGCGCGAGCATGTGGTGGGCGGGCGGGGGCATGGGCTCCACCGGGTCCGGCGGGTCAGCGAAGGTGGAGAAGGCGGTGACGCAGCCGATGGGGCACTCCGCCCAGCCGATGGCGTCGACGTCGGCCGCGGCCTGtgcggcggcgatgcgcgcggcggagggcggcgcgagCGCGGCGCCACCGTGCAGCGTGGACCGGCGCGGCGGCTGCAGGTCGACCTGCCCCACCATGTGGTCCATGATCTGGGACTGCAAGGGCAACTCCATCCCGTCAATCACACCGGCAGCGGAGCAAAGCAAAAGGCGAAGATTACATAGATAGATGGAAGAAAACCTTCTTGCCGTGGAGCCTGGCGAAACCATGCATGTAGATGATCTGCAAGCGGCCATGGCAGAGTCGCGCGCAGAGAGGAGAGGAAACACATCACATATATCATCACATAATATAAGAGACTGGAtctcaaaaataaataaacataACAACAGATTCAGTTAACaaaaatggaagaagaagaacaatattCAGTAGTACCACCTAGTAGTATTTATATTGGTTAAAAATGAAAGAGGGGACTAACAGATTCAGTTAAACATGGCGAAAAAGACATGAAAGATCAATCCCTAataaaaaaatgaaatacatgaaagAAGAACGGCAGGATCATACACTCAGGAACATGGACGATCAACGAGAAAGTTGGGACCAAAACTAGAGAAGCAGATGAGATTgagaatatttttcaaaaaaagaaGATGAGATTAAGAGTTGAGAGTGGGTGGATTAGCAAGCACGTACGTTGTTGAGGTGGGCGGTGGTGAGGCGGGTGGCGTAGGGATCGACGAAGAAGCGGTGGTACCTCTCCAGCGTCAGGGCCAATCTCTCCTTCCCCATGGCCGCGCCCTCTCCTCCCCCTTCTCCGTCCTCCTTCCTCCCgctgctactctctctctctctctcccctcttccGTCAGGCAAGGTTCCCCTGCCCTCTCCCCCCTTATGGCCTTGCTTTTTGTCACGGCGGGCCAACACGCTCGATCGGCACGTTACGTGCAGATTTGGTGCTGCCTCGAAGcgctgtgtgtgtgtgagagaaagagagagagacgcgGTCCGTTACCGCAGGGCAGGGCAGGGATGAAGGAATTGAATGGGGCATCTGTTTGTTGGTGGGCGGTTTCATTTCCCTCGCCCGCCTGCCTGCAAAGCAGATAAACCAAAGGCACGACGCTGTTCCATTTCTCTTTTGCTTTCGCCCGATCAGGTCAGGTCAGGTCAGGtcgtcattatggtatacgacttctagtccaaatcagttttgtacccctatcccaagtcggtttgtaccttttcatatactcttgtatgccgcaccaaatcatcaataagcaacagttttattcagctttcatggtatcagataccggtcccagggtttagggtatggctccgccaacgccgccgccgccgccgccgcccggctacttcgagcgccgggccgcactcatcgctaaggctgccaacgccgcggccgcttctctcttggccctcaccatagctccacaaaactaccctgcacccatcctcgccgcaccaatatctcttgctgacacaatctccgacgtcagcccctacatccccatagttcttgatctcgccgcccacaactactatcattggagacatctcttcgatctccacctcggccgctgcaacctgcgctcgcatgtcgccgccaactgtcttccccgccccgacgatccgcaatggttgaaagacgatctcgcgatcgtccagtggttctacacccgcatcaccaccgagatcttcaacatgctcgatcacgacggcgccaccgctgccaacatctggcactccctccgtcagctcttccaaagcaacaccgacgctcggaaaaacgctctccacaccgagcttcgcaatatggtgcaagaagacgccccggtgaacctattctgccagcgcgttaagaccattggtgatgagctccgcgaactcggcgatacagttagcgactcacagctaatcaatatcgtcgtcgtcggcctcagcgaagactttgacaagcaagcctcgttcataccgatgatacggccccctcctaccttcgctgaagttcgttccttgctacaactcgcggcggaaacacaagctcgcaaggactctcgccccaaggtctttcatgctgcggctcgtcctcctctgtcgtctacaccagcgccgccttccaggcgGGCTCCTGCCACCGGGacgtccgcatcgtcatctgttcaaccgcccccaggctggcgtcctagtccgaactaccgcggcaaaaaccctatctacaggccgccgtcgactcgttcggttccgcctacgacatcaccaacaccgagtcctgcaccacccaccagtgctccatctgcggttgcatggcggcctcctcatgatccttggacggggcttgttcaagcatggcccatgccctggtccgctccgtccaccctcggtgctccgctggcatactcaggtgcctggcaacccggccttcgaccgcctactggtgctcccggggttctcaacccccgacagccggccaatgcctatcacgccgccccgacgtatgctccttatggtcattacaccagcgacggcggcgcctactgcacacctcagccggccctgctcccgacgccacccccaccacagccggccaatgcctactacactccccagccggccctactgccttcagcatcgtatccgccggcactgcttccgacgccaccctcacctgcgacgccgagctgggatcaagctgcctttctccaggccatgaataactttgctgcacaaggaaactcaggtacggattggatctttgattcaggggcctctagtcatatgtctgcatctagtaattggttatcttcttgcactaaatctcatatcccttccattatccttggagatggatcatctattcctatatattgtgttggtcaggctcaacttccctcttccaccaaaccgcttttacttcgcgatgttctagttgcacccgccctcattaaaaatcttatctctgttcgccaatttacttgcgacaatctagtttcggctgaatttgacccttttggtttatctgtgaaggattacctgaccaaggccgagatcgctcgcttcaatagctccggtgatctttattctcttaatggagttcctgccgccacccctccaacatccatgctggcctccgtcgatctctggcatcgtcgcttgggccatcccaaccccgccgtcttagcttccatgcttagtgaatttacaataccatgtaatagggactctcataattctgtgttttgcgagcttgtcaattaggcaaacatgtgcgtcttccctttagttcctctagttcttgtagcacttatccctttgaattaatacattgtgatttatggaccactcccattgcaagtgtttcgggttttaaatactaccttgttatcctagatgatttcacccactttgtctggacttttcctctacgcaacaaatccgaggtccattctcttttccttaattttcaacgctatgtgtctgttcacttcttcctcccaattcgctttatccaatgtgacaatggtcgcgagtttgataacattaaaaatcgtactttcttcttataacatggcatcctgcttaggttctcatgtccctacacatcccctcaaaatggtaaagcagaacgctcttttcgcaccctcaatgatatagttcgcactctcctcattcaatcatctatgcctcccaagttttgggctgaagccctacacatggccaccttccttctaaatattcgaccttctaaaactaaacccaacactactccctattattccctctttctttcccaccccgactactccgcggttcgtgttttcggctgtctttgttttcccaatgcctacgccacttctgcaaataaattgtcaccacgctttatcccatgtgcttttctcggcttctctgacgagcacaaaggctatcgctgtctcgaccttcacaccggacacgttcatgtctctcgtcatgtcacgtttgctgagcacatttttcctttctcacaacgcactactacaccatccaacacccctagctccgcaaacaccccctctccccgtcctttccaactatatactcccctacctgccgaacacaacttatcaccaccaccactaacacccaccatagccaatcccaaccatacactcccccacccgagacgtccccaacacccccggcccctgctccctccccaacacccccggccccttctcccactccaccacccagctctgctcccactccaccacccagccctactccttcgtccgactcttccgctgcgctggactcaccagtacccaccttaccccctcgtgctattcctacagcagccccgattaatgatcatcgcatgcataagccaaatcaggatttcatcaaccccaagaccgcctaaaccttcatacctccgtatctctcacttctcttccaaagaattacaaaactgctctacttgatcccaattgggccgctgccatgcaagaagaatataatgctttacttcaaaacaacacctggcaacttgttcctcgtcctcccaatacaaatattgtttctggcaaatggatttttcgccaaaagttccactccgatgggagcctctcacgatataaagccaggtgggtttgtcgtggcttttctcagcaacatggaattgattacgaagaaaccttctctcctgttattaaacctagcaccattcgcaccgttcttagtgttgatgtctcctcttcatggcccattcaccaacttgatgttaaaaatgctttcctccatggttcccttcaagaaactgtctactgccagcaacctctgggttttgaaaatccatcctttccaactcatgtatgtcttcttcagaaatctctctacggtcttaaacaggccccacgagcttggtttcaacgcttctcctccttcattcaaacaataggcttcactccatctctctccgacacctctctttttgtgtatcatcaaacttctgacactgcctatttacttctctatgtagatgatatcattcttaccgcctcctctcaaaagttcttagatcatattgtctctcttcttagatctgaattttctatgactgacctaggactccttcatcatttcttaggcattgctgttgttcgcgattcctccagcctttttctttcccaacgccagtatattcttgatcttcttaatcgtgctggtatgcttgactgtcaatcatctcgcactcttgtcgatactagttttaaactttcggctaccggtgaacccttttccgatcctactctctatcgtagcctaacaggtgctcttCAATATCTCActattactcgtcctgaaatctcttttgctgttcaacaagcatgtctctatatgcatgatccccaggttcctcactataatcatgttaaacgcattcttcggtatttaaaaggaactctcaatcatggtctccacctcaataattcttctccaaactcgcttaccgcatactctgatgcaaactgggctggttgtcctgacactcgaaggtccacttccggtttttgtgtttttcttggtaataatttgatttcttggtcttcgaaaagacaggctacagtctcacgttcgtcggccgaggctgagtatcgcgctgtggcacatgccgttgcagatacaatctggattcggcagttactctccgagctacacaggcctattgagcaggccactattatctactgtgacaacatatcagcagtctacatgaccagcaatccagttcaacaccgacgcacaaagcatattgagattgatattcattttgttcgtgaaaaggttgctcttggtcaggttcgggtgcttcatgttccctctacggctcagtttgctgacattttcaccaaggcactgcctactaagccgtttcaagatatctgtttcagtcccaacgtcgtcgagcctgccgttgatactgcggggggatgttagagtagtcattatggtatacgacttctagtccaagtcagttttgtacccctaccccaagtcggtttgtaccctcttatatactcttgtatgtcgcaccaaatcatcaataagcaacagttttattcagctttcaagGTCAATGGAAGAAAGTTGAGTTGAGCCTGCCTCTGCAAACTTGGGAGGCCCGGTCAAGACTCGTCAAAAGTGTCCCTCCCATCCTTTGGTTCTCAACTTCTGATGCTGGCTGTGGATTTTGAATTTTGGTCACGTCTGCATGTTCACTTCTTCCTCGCCGAGAGCCTGCTCTGCATTCCACCAAATACGAGCGCCACTCTCAAGTCATACACTAACCTAAATTTTTTGTATAAGTAGATTTGTTGGGTCATTACATTAAGATCTAACGGtcatccttttttcttcttcctccatcTTTCATCCTCCTCTAATCCATTCCTTCACCCACAAAATTGACTTACTCAAATTACAAATTCAGTCAACATACTccagtgatctaaacactcttatatttcgtTACAGTGGGAGTAGCAGTTTAGCACAGCCAGATTATTATCACAGCGAGCTAGATCAGACCGTTACGTCATTATCCCACCGCGCAAACTTTACACGCCAATAAAAGAGAGACGCAGTTTCTCTCTGCCTCGCTGAACTGAACCGAGCCACCAAGTAGATTCAGAACGACAAGGACTCGCTCAAAACAACAACGCTGAGCAACCACTATCAGAAATTTCAAAATGCAGACGCATCTCATTATCAAAACAGCAAGAAACAAAACGCATAGCATATCAACGCGGTTAACTTGAACAGGCAACATGGTTCTCATCATTAACACAACCAGTAAAATTAAGATTAATTTACAACTAGTACTGCAGATCACCACCGAACCAAAAGCAGCGAAGAACAAAGCACACCAGATCAACCGTCAGTTCCACGCTGCTTCAATCAACCACGCTACAAATCACACAGCAGAGGCAATGCCGCCGCTGCTGCcctgggcggcgccggcggcgtcgGGAATGTCCTGGACCTCGATGGACGGGAGCCTGAGCAGCTCCCTCATGCGCCTCTCCTTCctcttggtcgccgccttcccctggcccCTCAGGGCCCGCTTCCTGGTCCCCTCCACGCCGGGCGCCGCGGGAGGCAGGCTGGAGGAGGCGCTGAGTGTGCTCGGAGGGGAGACGCGCTGGACGACGGCCGCGGAGCCCGGGCGGATGGTGGCGAGcggcacggaggaggaggaggtcgccccgGCGTGGACGGAGAGGACGGAGCCGATGGGGCACTCGCGCCAGCCGAGGTCCTGGATGTCGCGCTTCACGGCCTCCGTGGAGAGCTGGGCCGCGGAGGGGCCCGCGGCGCCCGGCGGGGGCGCCACGGCGTTGATGCTGACTGTGGCGCGGCGCGGGCGTAGTAGGTCGAGCGAGTTGAGCGCGTCGACGATCACCGGCTGCGATCGACGAATGTAGGGGAGAGAATCAGAGAATCGTTAGCTCGCTCTCAGGGTGGGGGGCATGACAGGCAGGGGAGGGAATTGTCCAGCAGAGGGGAGAAGGTTTGGGGCTGTGGAGGGGTACCTTGTTGGAGTTGTAGAACTTCTTGAAGCCGTGCATGAAGAGGATCTGCGACGCCAGCAGGAGGAGTTAGGAGGGCGGCGGACATGGGCGCGGAGAGACAGATGGAGGAGGGGCCGACCTGATTGAGTTGGTCGACGGTAAGGTCTCGACCGCTGCGGGTGGTGAAGAAGAGGACGTAGTCCTCCAGCGTCAACCGCGGCCGACCGGCCGCCGGTAGCTTCGTCATCGCCGCGcgcgcgcgctctctctctctctctcacggacgGAATGGGTGCTGTGAGCCCCTCCGCGTCCAAGGTGGGGTGCGCAAATGCAAATGGGGATGGAAGAGGAGAGGGGCCGCACCGTCGCGTGGAGTAAGCTGTCCCCGCACGTCAGTGCCTCATATGCCGCCCCCTCGAGACCACCGCGAGAACAAGTCCCAAGCCCAAAGCCGATGGATCACGCTACACTTCTTCGGTTAACGGTGCCAGCTGTGAATAAACACAACACGTGCCGGTGATCCTCTTTGCAAAATATCAGCATCGTGCGTTACATCAGGCTGAAAATATTAGCACATTTTCAACTAATCTAATACAGAAATATTCAGTAAACATGACAAATACGGTATACATCTCGTATcgatacctaagcatgtgagcacgtaAAGTACATAGAACCGAAGcatttatgaacaacatatatatggCCACATATGAACGAGCAAATAAGGGATGAAcgagtcataccctccggttggccaggccaatgcGGTGGTGGCAGCGGCAGCCTTGGCATCAGCCGAGGCCTTCTTATTGGTGGCTTCCTCGTCAGTCATGAGTCGATGCGGGGGAAATAGTGAAAGCAGAGGCGATCGGTGACGGGAACGGATCGGGAGCAGtggcgtcgagacgctccccaaaaatcttattgccgttctcccggacGGGAACTCGAACGACAGGGTTCTGGAGGCAGCTCGGCTCatacccgcaacccgcggcgcgcgcgtcgtgacgaggcgaggcgggcggtggaggaggagcgcgcgtgtaccactcctcttaCCAAGCTCCCAATGGTAAGTGGTAGAGCAGctcttataaaggggtctcaactctcctcaactagcaagaTGGTATTAAACTTTCTACCACCTGCAATATACATACATaggcctcaagattaaccaggaATCATTGTTCATATGGGCCTAAAACCCATCTATGATGCAACAATCCCCCACCGGATCTCGAGGCAtataagtttgtcaactgttccaaacaatgtttgatatatcagaaatttcagtggagactgttaagttgaactttcacctagagcaacaggattagacttcttcacaactgaacaatggacgaGATTCCTAAAgattacccaatctcatagactgtgaccagcagtcaggCTCAcgtaggtgtgttcctccaaagaatgctctaTAGAGCAGCATCTTGCTTGcacaagctttggaacacattaagacaaaagtcagtATATCTTACAGATtacgagagtattgcatctccaacggagtgggttagtaaggACACTCTCCTCACTGGACCGCTGGATTGTTTTCataggtcctaattcacgggatctccgaccACATAGGTTGGattacccccatggcaacttaccCGGGTCTCATGCCCATCTccctcaacagcatgccaatgcacatctctcagattggaaacaaaccggctcagtttgcataCAACAAATGAGATGTCCGAACGAGTAGCGCAAGCTAGGTACATCGGTGAACCAAtcacttgagaatatctcaattgatctacatttgtgccttcgaactttcgaacccgcacgctaggatcatatggtgttgcagaaggtgtcggcgttctgggaaccggggtacccagactcgcctgcctgcggcccacgacgtggctccatcaacggcctggtacgacccatctccAGCATCGACAAAGCAAGACCCTTGCGGGGGGggcaagccttgcgaggcggacgacaccaagacctccagaggaAGCGGCCTCCCTAGgccggctcctgaggagcggagattcctatgcaggcaCCCACCTCGTGAGGTtaaggtgacgcaagccatgacgaccaaggccaggcgggcgccagcgggcgcagtacaacaagtttcctctttggtactaaggaggcaagcgcagacgcgggGTCCCGAgaaatcaaccaaaggtttccattcccgtgctacaagaccaagaccgccaggaaggcaggacagaggtcatcgccaaGCCCACCACGACGTCTAgactagaagctttgcaggcgaagaccacctttcgtcaggataagatgtactatttgtctcccttcaaacttggccgttgtgggatcccctcccgccttcattttggggaaagaggaccaaggccactataaatatagcctagccaccaccatagaaagggatcGGACCATCCGaaccctcaccagctcacacaaacacaagaacacacctcctgaggtagttcttcctctgtactagttcatcctcagcccacctcgaggctaatccaccacaatgcaggagtagggttttacaccgcaaggtggaccgaacctgggtaaactgtagTGTCCCTTTCCTtttccagttcatcgagctaggctgtgagagcGCCGTGTTGGTAGGCTGGGgagattgagttcttcgcacgcaccccagagttcgaatctttcttgggtctgcggggccctgaatccgacatttggcggcCAGGTAGAGGTGTGTCGGAGCCTCTCTCTCGCCGGTCGATTTGCCACTGTTCCGCTGCtctcatggctgacgctcgtcgagtTCGTGCTGAGCGTCGGGCAGCCCTCGCTGCCCGCGTCGCCCAGTCAGCACCTGCGGGCGATGCCCCCCccatcgttccccatcgcctgtggctaacgctgccaccggccccgcGGTGCATGAGCAGCAGGCTTCGTCGATGCAGCCTTCTGTGCGGCATGGtgggcgcaccgccactccatcgctgactccggcaGCTGCTTCGTCTTCCCATGCTCGCCGCGGGCCGGCGAATGtgcaggctgcgttgctcatggcacgcgagcttctACGCTACCACCCaaccgatgacctctacgaggactggctggaccgcatcgccgagctcgtcagcgccgctggagaGGCCCCTGCACCATCTCGCTCGCTGCCTCCCCGCTGCCTCTTacgggctgatgacccacaagtatatgggatcaatcgtagtcctttcgataagtaagagtgtcgaacccaacgaggagcagaaggaaatgacaagtggttttcagcaaggtattgtctgcaagcgctgaaattggaagtaacagagtagtttgatagcaagataatttgtaacgagcaagtaacggtaatagtaacaaaagtgcagcaaagtagcccaatccttttgaggcaaaggacaggccaaaacggtctcttatgttaagcaaagcgttcttgagggtacacgggaatttcatctagtcactttcatcatgttggtttgatttgtgttcactactttgataatttgatatgtgggtggaccggtgcttaggttatgttcttacttgaacaaacctcctacttatgattaaccccctcgcaagcgtccacaactacgagaaaagtattaagaataaattctaactatagcattaaacttttgaatCCAATCGGTCCCtcgcggaatagcgcataaactagggtttaagcttctgtcactctcgcaacccatcatccaataactactccacaatgcattcccataggaccaaatatggtgaagtatcatgtagtcgacgttcacatgacaccactaagggaatctcaacatacatactatcaaaatatcgaacacatatcaagttcacatgattacttgcaacaagatttctcccgtgacctcaagaacaaaagtaactactcagaaatgataatcatgctcaagatcagaggggtattaaatagcatattggatctgaacatgcttacttgcaacaagatttcttccaccaaataaaccatatactaatcaacaacaagatgtaatcaacactactagtcacccacaagtaccaatctgagattccggtacaaagattgaacacaagagatgaactagggtttgagaggagatggtgttgttgaagatgttcatgaagattgccctccccaagatgggagagttgttggtgatgatgataacgacgatttccccctccgggagggaagttcccccggcggaatcgctccgccagagggcaaaagtgctcctgcccaagttccacctcgagacggcggcactttgtcccgaaagtcccacccttattttttctaggtcaaaatgacttatataccagaagatgggcaccggaggtgggctaggctgagcacagcccaccagggcgcgcctgggggggatggcgcgccctggtgtcttgtgctcaccaagcGGCcgcctccggtagttatttgctccaatatttcttatttattccataaaaattcctcgtgaggtttcagctcatttggagttgtgcagaataggtagcctgacgtagccttttcaggtccagatttccagctgccagaattctccctctttgtgtgaaccttgcatattatgagagaaaaggcattagaattactccaaaaagaattattatgcataaaaacatcataaataacagtaggtaaacatgatgcaaaatggacgtatcaactcccccaagcttagacctcgcttgtcctcaagcgaaaaccaaaatcggaaaacatgtccacatgcttagagagagaggtgtagataaaaacaaaatacggacatagaagcatcatgtaaattattataacagcaacaaattttaacataaaacttttatcatagaacttttatcatagacttctcgtgaataagtaacaattcatcacaacattgaagtataaagcataaactctagtGGAAACcgacaacctatgttctcagtcaactttgcaactataattcatcatcttttcaggaagggtcacgtatcggagcctttaggcaagtccacatactcaaccatcatatagtcttctatgattactaacactcaccgcatacacatgagcaaaatgtttcaaccggacacatagaaagataggggcttataattttgcctcccaacgtattcacctcaagggtgatgccaacaataataactcatgctacccatatccaactggatatatgtgcctagatctttcctcaccacatgatgcttgccaaaagagaaaaataaaagaggaatagagagaaaaactttgactcttgcaagaaagtaaatacataaaagtaaaagataggcccttcgcagagggaagcagaggttgccatgcgctttttgtttgtatgctcaatcccttagtgcaaaagaacgtcacgttatattgccccttgtgatagcaacctttattatgcagtctgtcgcttttattctttgccatcgcaagttcgtacaacgctcaattttctcttacac
Proteins encoded:
- the LOC123097669 gene encoding extensin, coding for MGKERLALTLERYHRFFVDPYATRLTTAHLNNIIYMHGFARLHGKKSQIMDHMVGQVDLQPPRRSTLHGGAALAPPSAARIAAAQAAADVDAIGWAECPIGCVTAFSTFADPPDPVEPMPPPAHHMLALAVPLRRPRSKRTRTSPYQRPASAASNTAKVKEEEVMEEEGEDMSLATPSPPRWMRSPTPPPPPPSPTPRPQTVVPPPLWMRSPTPPPPPPSPTPPSRGQPELEPTLSRPPGFGSPPEPCRSRPTQEPVLPTPPPPGFGPPPEPCRSGPTLEPILPTPPPPGFGPPPQPCWSRPTLAPPPTPPPGFGSRQVAPPPPHLSWGLPMPPPSGPGAPTFTQHLQPAGPAPLWRSPMSPSYPAPCWGAPAQAPWRWPHPPPRWAPPHMLRPPPPPWDCMRPFAPPMPPQHPPHFEMQHTPPAPGACSGRQVIYF
- the LOC123099965 gene encoding uncharacterized protein yields the protein MTKLPAAGRPRLTLEDYVLFFTTRSGRDLTVDQLNQILFMHGFKKFYNSNKPVIVDALNSLDLLRPRRATVSINAVAPPPGAAGPSAAQLSTEAVKRDIQDLGWRECPIGSVLSVHAGATSSSSVPLATIRPGSAAVVQRVSPPSTLSASSSLPPAAPGVEGTRKRALRGQGKAATKRKERRMRELLRLPSIEVQDIPDAAGAAQGSSGGIASAV